One Plasmodium cynomolgi strain B DNA, chromosome 12, whole genome shotgun sequence genomic region harbors:
- a CDS encoding adapter-related protein complex 1 gamma 2 subunit (putative) codes for MSIKLRELIRNIRNCKTAAEERSVVAKECALIRTAFKEEDNIYRHRNVAKLLFMNMLGYPTYFGQIECLKLIASSKFSFKRIGYLGLTILLDENTDILMLVTNSIKNDLKNSNQYINGLALCALGNIANTEMCSSLRYEILDLMNINNPYIKKKAAMCAIRILKKTTDMEDLFVEKINNLLEDRNHGVLSAGISLMISLIEKNSQYRKILKGHTNKIVKILKSCVMSSYSHGVEYDVYGINDPFLQVKILKLLKYLNTDSGGTSSGPIGTRIEGQSDEAIDGVTDGHATITQSRNIVGSESDNKQHVYDMEEVNSVLAQVATNTDSTKNVGNAILYECVKTITYISTDPGLLVLAVNVLGKFLQNTDNNIRYVGLCTLQKLLKKDPKTLHIYRNTIIECLKDQDISIRKKALDVAFALITKDSLKVMVKELLNYLLVADIEIKSDIVSNICVSVNKYSPNVQYLLDTYIKLLCLAGNFIQDHIKNDFIYHVLQNSEFHAYVVYKIFFCIKENLNQYALVQVGIWCIGELGDLLVQESNKNVGPDGETITVTHEDVFDLLEKIVKTYEKNAIKELHNINIKDPIQNILYNKSSNIFEDIHLNTVNYAQTSYNNSAYICCNVASESMHSNDSNVILQYVLMCLNKLTVRFPTQKLKIEKIIQKYKKNKCIEIQQRACEFHELMSTQWDDIRDSILLRIPPCANKKMNKRRPSHVDDDDIVEVSVDDAIGSQGLRDSGIMNNSSTDIYTDKVSTACVDLLDLEDVLGIQNGDTNHPSITTDVRSAPPKMDTLNGTRHLSINETAANKLDMLDIADDVKISSTHLLRSQELKDNATASNDKGMEIAKKKNEDILADLFGNISIDQPKSSAQGNTSLDLLLDDMPPEKKDDLLSLNLGSAKIQIDPLKVYDKNGVEICFHFEKENIDSEAATIWATYSNKSGELLSSFIFEAVVPNYVKLEILAASSSELPPGEENKIQQELKIVNKLFKKKPLLMKVRISYLRNGEKFQDFINIGNFSTAL; via the exons ATGTCAATAAAACTAAGAGAACTAATTCGAAACATCCGGAATTGCAAAACGGCAGCAGAGGAAAGGTCAGTCGTGGCCAAGGAATGTGCACTCATCAGGACAGCCTTCAAAGAAGAAGACAATATTTATAGACACAGAAATGTAGccaaattattattcatGAATATGTTGGGGTACCCAACCTACTTTGGTCAAATCGAATGCTTAAAATTAATTGCGTCGAGTAAATTCTCCTTTAAAAGGATAGGCTATCTAGGGTTGACCATCCTACTTGACGAAAACACGGACATCCTAATGTTAGTGACCAATTCTATAAagaatgatttaaaaaatagtaatCAGTACATTAATGGATTGGCCTTGTGCGCCCTGGGAAACATCGCAAACACGGAAATGTGCTCCTCCTTGAGGTACGAAATTTTGGATTTGATGAATATAAATAATCCCTACATTAAGAAGAAGGCAGCCATGTGTGCAATtcgtattttaaaaaaaactaccgACATGGAAGATCTGTTCGTCGAGAAAATTAACAATCTGTTAGAGGACAGAAATCATGGAGTGTTAAGTGCTGGAATCAGTTTGATGATATCCCTAATAGAAAAGAATTCCCAGTATAGGAAGATACTCAAGGGGCACAccaacaaaattgtgaaaattttaaaaagttgcgTCATGTCGAGCTACTCCCATGGCGTGGAGTACGACGTGTACGGCATTAACGACCCATTTCTGCAGGTTAAAATATTGAAGCTTCTCAAGTATTTGAATACAGATAGTGGAGGTACCTCCAGCGGGCCGATTGGGACACGAATAGAAGGCCAATCCGATGAAGCCATCGACGGTGTAACGGATGGTCACGCAACCATAACGCAGAGCAGAAACATAGTTGGAAGCGAATCAGATAATAAACAGCATGTCTACGATATGGAAGAAGTCAATTCAGTGTTAGCCCAAGTAGCAACGAATACAGATTCGACAAAAAACGTGGGGAACGCTATCTTATATGAGTGTGTGAAGACAATTACGTATATATCAACCGATCCAGGGTTGCTAGTCCTAGCTGTGAATGTTCTGGGGAAATTTTTACAGAACACGGATAACAACATCAGGTATGTGGGATTATGCACCTTACAGAAATTGCTAAAGAAGGATCCGAAAACGTTGCACATATACAGAAACACAATAATAGAGTGCCTAAAGGATCAAGATATAAGCATCCGGAAAAAGGCACTGGATGTAGCATTCGCCCTTATAACAAAAGACTCCCTAAAAGTGATGGTGAAGGAACTGCTAAATTATTTACTCGTCGCGGACATAGAAATAAAGAGTGACATCGTCTCAAACATATGCGTATCAGTGAATAAATACTCCCCAAATGTACAATACCTTTTAGATACATACATCAAATTGTTGTGTCTAGCTGGGAACTTCATACAAGACCACATCAAGAACGATTTTATTTATcacgttttgcaaaattcaGAGTTTCACGCCTATGttgtttataaaatatttttttgcataaaagAGAACCTAAACCAGTATGCACTAGTCCAAGTGGGAATTTGGTGCATAGGAGAGTTAGGAGATTTGCTAGTACAGGAgagtaataaaaatgtcGGACCAGATGGAGAAACGATAACTGTCACGCATGAAGATGTTTTCGATTTACTAgaaaaaatcgtaaaaacgtacgaaaaaaatgccattaAAGAGTTACacaatattaatattaagGACCCCATACAGAACATACTATACAATAAATCTTCCAACATATTTGAAGATATTCATTTGAACACAGTCAATTATGCTCAAACGAGCTATAACAATAGTGCCTACATTTGTTGTAACGTCGCGAGCGAAAGTATGCACTCCAATGACAGCAATGTTATTTTGCAGTATGTCCTTATGTGCCTTAATAAACTCACCGTACGCTTCCCCACgcagaaattaaaaatcgaaaaaattattcagaaatataaaaaaaataaatgcattgAAATTCAACAGAGGGCTTGTGAATTTCACGAATTGATGAGCACACAGTGGGATGATATAAGAGACTCCATACTTCTACGCATTCCTCCGTgtgctaataaaaaaatgaacaaaaggaGACCCTCCCACGTGGATGACGATGATATTGTGGAGGTCAGTGTTGATGATGCGATTGGCAGCCAAGGACTGCGAGACTCAGGCATTATGAATAATTCTTCCACGGACATTTACACCGATAAAGTCAGCACAGCCTGTGTGGACCTCCTAGATCTGGAGGACGTCCTAGgcatacaaaatggagatacAAATCACCCCAGTATCACCACGGACGTTCGTAGTGCCCCCCCTAAGATGGATACCCTCAACGGAACTCGCCACCTCAGCATTAACGAGACAGCTGCCAACAAATTAGACATGCTAGACATTGCCGATGATGTGAAAATATCCAGCACCCACTTGTTACGCAGCCAGGAGTTGAAGGACAACGCCACTGCAAGCAACGACAAGGGGATGGAAAttgcaaagaagaaaaatgaagacatacTGGCGGACCTCTTCGGCAATATCTCGATTGATCAGCCTAAGAGCAGTGCACAAG GAAACACATCCCTAGACCTCCTTTTGGACGACATGCCGCCGGAGAAGAAAGACGACCTCCTGAGC CTAAACCTAGGGAGTGCCAAAATACAAATAGACCCCTTGAAGGTATACGACAAGAACGGCGTCGAAATTTGCTTCCActttgaaaaagaaaacatagACTCGGAAGCTGCAACTATATGGGCTACCTATTCAAACAAGTCAGGCGAGTTGTTATCTTCCTTCATTTTCGAG GCCGTCGTTCCCAACTACGTGAAACTCGAAATACTCGCTGCCTCATCCAGCGAACTCCCACCtggagaagaaaacaaaatacaaCAGGaactaaaaattgtaaacaaGCTGTTCAAGAAAAAGCCACTCCTTATGAAGGTGAGGATATCCTATCTGAGGAATGGAGAGAAGTTTCAGGATTTCATTAACATCGGAAACTTTTCCACTGCTTTGTGA